tcgcgaacgcgaaggagatatcgcgaacgcgaaagaatCAGAAATCaaactttcgcgaacgcgaagaagaaactagGCGGAAAAACTGGGCAGTTCTGGAATTTTACGATTTTGACCCCAAATCATTTAATACATGACCTAGCTCATTTGTAGAAGAATCTAATCATATCTTGAAaaatctttggcttattttcagtccatatactagagagaacaagttttggaagctagggttcttacacacacacttgggtcttgaagatttgaagcttttggttgagaattgcttactcctttatgctcataataattttaaaaacttattGTTGTTATGGGAAAAAATAATTGAGCCTGGGTgggaaaaattaaattaaaatttacgaccgaattcggtcggtatacTTGAATTTTTATTTAAACTTTTTTGGTAGATAATATGCAAGTATGACCATGACTTGGTCAAATATTGACTAATTTTCGACCGAAATCGATCGAAATATTTATATGTGTCAGATAAAGCACTGTTTTTTTATTGTGGGACCACGTTTTTCGACCGAAAATGGTCGGTATTTTTTAGTAAaaatttttatttgaattttgcGACCGATCTAGATATTTtttgaccgatttcggtcggtatgggTTAGACGGATTTTGgcagatttctagtagtgtaagtaggcttccctttgaacttttcgtagtgaacttatatcggatatactcggtcaatcatgagatttgatatctttaaaccgtcgagctttgttgtatacctagacaacataagtcatacaatcaacccttaaccatctatggttctcacggttgtgtttgTTTTAGCCATGAATGctgcctggtttcatgagtgcttagagaatgggcctttactttcattccccttgaagcggcttgcACTTCACagtcacataggtgatttctaaatatgtaatcctatagacacactatctggtcaatcatgataacaccactagagagtagttgtctaacggtattgtgtctccatcgtatgtgacgagatttttcgttatacataatgctccctgccctgcctattgccgcttgactatcacaatgttcAGAAACTgccatggctgttggaatagGTGGGAACGTTTCCCCTTTGAAATATTCCGGAAAAAaggatttaaaataattcgggaaagaaaTGGACCGGGTCGCGGGTCTTGGATTAttaaagattaatcaatcaatctttgaccgaagccgagcgacgacgacggcgcgaggcttactttctttccaactcATTTAACATCGAAGGAAGTGCTTTCTCAACATAAACACATTCCcttttctttccaccaccaatgAGGTACACTTGCTCTTTCTAAAGCAAAAGGGAGTTCACTTTCCCTCTACTttctttcctccatttcccattcaccaatcTTTTAAATCGTAACACTTACGAAAAAAAAGTAAAACATACAACCTCCGCACATATCAGACTTCATAAATAAAGCATATATATCACATCTTTTTAAGGGGGAAAACCATTACTATTTAGTACACTGAAATGGGAAAATAGTAAATGGTGCTGAATAACAACAGCAAAACAACGTCTGTAAAAGTAGACATTATTTATTGACTAATATATTCACCAAAATGGGAAAATAGTATATAGTGCTGATAAGGAAAACCAAACAACACCTTTGATTTAACTGCAAGTAAACACTCTATGACTACGATTATTAATTACTagtaatataatataatatctctctttgaccaaaaaaaaagaagaagaaagaaatgcaTGTAATTAAACATTCACACGTACGTGACCAGTCATAGTTCTATAGCTAGTTTTATATCCAAATAGCATTAGCGTTAATAAGCAACTCCTTCAACTTGCCTTTAACATTGAGACTCATCACCTCATCAGAACCACCAACAAATTCCTTCCCAATAAATATAGCTGGTGTGCTCGGATTGCAACCCATTTCAATCAAAGCTTTCTCCATTTTCTTCCCTTTTGGAAGTTCATCAAGCTTATACACCGTTGGATTCGCCCCGAAATTACGAATTAGGGTTTCTATACTGTGAGACATGCAACAATTGCTCTTGCTAAATATCACCACAGGGCTTTCTTCTCCTAATCTATTCACTGCATCCATCTTTTCAATTAGTTGATAGAGCAAAAAAGAGAAAACTTCAATAAAATACAACTATTAGTTTAGAAATTGTGGATATAATGTAGAAGACTGTAAGACTAATAAGCGCACTAGGTGCGGAAGTAGTTTAATTTAAGGCTTGAGTAATATGAGGAGACCTGAACTTCCATGAAGTTATATAATTGTCTTGAACATGAAAAGTGAGGGGTATCTAAATTATTCTTGATTTTGAGATTATAAAGGCATATTGACTTGTTTTGTCTACCTGATAAGAGAGTGGGatttgtttatctttaaaatattccTCAAAGATTTGTTGCTTTAATGTGCTAAATTTAACAGATCTTGCAAGAACCAAAATAACTATGTATTATTGTAGCATAATATTTTGTTGGGTGCGCGTAAACGATCTACATAGAAAGTGGATAAGAAAGAAACTACATATGAGGGGTAGGATACATTTAAACGATCTGCATTGAGAGTGGCTAAATTGAGGTGCTTTATATTCGTAATACTAATTCCCGGATTTGCCTCCCCACCATTTCTCATTCTCTCAATTTCCCCAAGTTCCTATTTAGATTTGTGACACTTGTCCTCTTTATATATTAATGATCCAGATCTATTTAACTATCAAATAGTCTTAATCATGGTTAACATGTCTTTATTTTAGGAAAAAAATACTCTCTAACTTTAGTATGAAATCTTCATctccaaaaataatattaaaaatatacaGACTAAATGAAGATAATATGTAACTTATTTGCCTACTTGGCGGAAATTTTAACCACACACAAAAAAAAGTTGAATAAATTGCTGCAATATATATCTAAAATTTGACATTATCGCCtctatttgtttttgtttttgtttttgttgagAAACATATGTACATCATTGGATAAAAAAATGTATAAGGTAACTAGTTTTTCCACTAGCAGAAACTGAATGGAAGCTATGAAGTCATGAAGTTGAAACGTATTTATCTACAGCGTTTTCGTATTTTGTTAGGCAAATactttaataatattttaaaaataatgatTTCTTACTAAAGTTCTAGATTATATTTCCTAAAATAATGGTAATATCAACCTTATTACCATGATTAAGATAGTTAAATAAATCTGGCTCATTAATATGTAAAGAGGACAAGTGTCACAAATCTAAATAAGAACATGGGAAAGATTTGACTCCTCTCCATTTCTCAATTTTCCCAAGTTCTTATTTAGATTTGTGACACTTGTCCTCTTTACATATTAATGATCCAGATTTATTTAACTATCAAATAGTCTTAATCATGGTTAATAAGGTGATATTACCATTACTTTAGGAAATATAATCTAGAACTTTAGTAAGAAAACATTATttccaaaaatattattaaagTATTTGCCTAACAAAATACGAAAACGCTGTATTTTTTTGGGGGGGGCTGTTGATAAATACGTTTCAACTTCATGACTTCCTGGCTTCTATTCAGTTTCTGCTAGTGGAAAAACTAGTTACCTTATGCATTTTTTTATCCAATGATGTACAACTGTTAAGAATGTTTctcaacaaaaacaaaaacaaatagaGGCGATAATGTCGAATTTTAGATATATATTGCAGCAATTTATTCAACTTTGTTTTTTGGGTGGTTAAAATTTCCGCCAAGTAGGCAAATAAGTTACATGTTATCTTCAT
This sequence is a window from Nicotiana tomentosiformis chromosome 5, ASM39032v3, whole genome shotgun sequence. Protein-coding genes within it:
- the LOC104098241 gene encoding monothiol glutaredoxin-S6-like translates to MDAVNRLGEESPVVIFSKSNCCMSHSIETLIRNFGANPTVYKLDELPKGKKMEKALIEMGCNPSTPAIFIGKEFVGGSDEVMSLNVKGKLKELLINANAIWI